A window of Castanea sativa cultivar Marrone di Chiusa Pesio chromosome 1, ASM4071231v1 contains these coding sequences:
- the LOC142622844 gene encoding uncharacterized protein LOC142622844, protein MASTSLPLISGGLRFPSQYSSSLLNHHLSATLPKWGWRRDKDTSMFINTTRGQAFQILANPNVSSRKGGPKNEVIMVDPLEAKRLAAKQMQEIKAKEKFKRRREIEAINGAWAMIGLTAGLVIEGQTGKSILTQLADYWSAIVSLFVWW, encoded by the exons ATGGCATCTACGTCTCTACCGCTCATCAGTGGAGGCCTCCGTTTCCCGTCTCAATACTCATCATCCCTTCTCAACCACCACCTCTCTGCAACTCTCCCCAA gtGGGGATGGAGAAGAGACAAAGACACAAGCATGTTCATCAACACAACCAGAGGCCAAGCATTTCAAATCTTGGCCAATCCTAAT GTGTCTTCAAGGAAAGGAGGCCCAAAGAATGAAGTGATCATGGTTGATCCTCTGGAAGCCAAGCGGTTGGCTGCCAAACAAATGCAAGAAATTAAAGCAAAAGAGAAATTCAAG AGAAGACGTGAAATTGAAGCAATTAATGGAGCATGGGCAATGATTGGTCTCACAGCAGGCTTGGTCATTGAAGGTCAGACTGGAAAAAGTATTCTGACTCAG TTGGCGGACTACTGGAGCGCCATTGTAAGTCTTTTTGTGTGGTGGTGA